CGACAAATCCCATTTAAACAATTGATTACCAAATAGTTTATCGTAGAGCTCTGACAACGAAAAAGAGACAATGAATGCCTCTTTTATACTTATTGATCTGTGGCCATTGGATCCGGCCTTGGTTGAGAAGAGGGACGCATTTTCTTAAATAAGTTCTTCAACTTTTTAATAATAAACTCCCTTTTCTCCTCTCCCAATATATGAGAAGTATAATTCTTTACTACAAATGGAATAATGATCTTGGTAAACCAACCTGCTTTTGATAAGAGTAGTTTGCGCATCAATAAATCAATACCCATTTCCAATCCAATATTTAGTACAGGCACTCGGTTATCGCGGGTAGTTAATTTATTGATGGTATCCATTGCTGCCCCTAAAGGCTTTAGGTTTTCTTTTAATCCGGCAATGTCTGTTCTGATTGTACTCTCCTGAGTTTTCAAAAGGCTTAGTAAACGTAACTTTTCTTCTTCCAGGTCTTCGTATGTCTTAATCTTTTTATTCATATACTTTACTGATAATCATATTACGTATCATTGGTACAATTACTTTTTTCCTCAACGCAAATAATAGAATAAGTATCAGGAGAAAAAAACCAGCTACAATAAAGAAGCCGCCGGCCCGGCTTTCCAGCAATGATCCAAGCCAAAGAGCGATACCACAAAAAAGAAAGATCATAAAGAAAAGGCTAAAAACCAATGCTGTCACTCCAATTGCCACACCAGATGCAGCAGTCGATGCATTCTGTGTAACTTTAGCCTTAGTAAGTTGTATATATGTATTTACGTAGTCGCCTACGTGGGTTTTTAAATCTTGCGCGTTTGCTTTTAGTCCTTCCATGAGCAGGGGTTTAAATAGAAAAGCAGGCTTGCATTACAAACCTGCTTCTTAATTAGCTGTATCTGTTCGCTGTGTCTGAGGCAACATTAGAGCCTTTTTTTGCCATGTTTTTAAGCTCGCCTTTTGCATTTGCCAGAACATCAGTCAGCTGATCAGCCCAGCCGCCAGTTTTTTTGGAAATGCGGGTTCTCAAATCTGCACCTTTTTCAGGGGCTAACAACAAAGCAATAGCTGCACCTGCAGCAGCAGCTCCTACAATTCCTAATATCACCTTTGTTCTACTAGTCATAATTCACCGGTTTTAATGTTAAAAACTTAATACCCATGGAGTTTAAATAATCGTACCAAGCAAATGGTCTAACAGCTATAAATACCCCTTCTTCCCTCCGTGTAAAAAAATCTACACGCAATGCTTTATATTCATGCCTTGATACTGAAGTGTAGCACTAGAGTTTGGTATAATAATTACTGTATTAAAGCGGAATTACTTATATGGAAATGAGGAAGAAGGTGTTGATCATTGACGATGAAGTCGACTTATGTTTGCTCATGAAATCATACTTCCTTCGTAAAAATTACGAGGTTTATATTGCGCACACACTATCCGACGGCTTACATAGACTCAATGAAGTAGCACCAGACTATTTATTTATTGATTATAACTTACCCGATGGATTGGGCTGGGATAAATTACCCGAAATGTACCGGAAACATCCCAACATACACTTCCATCTCATAAGTGCTTTTCGCCCTACGATGCCAGCCGACCTTGACGGCTCTAAATTGACTATTTGGGAAAAACCCATTAGCCTAAAGGCGTTGGATCATTTTTTCTAAGGCCCCCAGTTCCCCGAAGGGAGAACTTAGATCTGGGCTGTCCTTTTATCTAAAACATTCTTTACTTATTATATTGAAATAAGAAAGCCTCCCACTGGGAGGCTTTCTTATTTGTCTTCTAAAATGATAGTTGTAAACAAGAGAAATATGAGACCTATGTTCCCCCTTCGGGGACAGGGGGCCTTATTCTCCCCAAATCTCATCTTCCCCTTTCAGCCATTTTTTCACGGCATCGTGGGTTACAGATTTCGGACGCTCCAGCGGGAAGCCAAGGGCTCTATCCCAGCTAAGGCTGGCTAATACACCCAACGCACGGCTCACGGCAAATAATACAGTATAAAACTCATATTCAACCATACCATAGTGTACCAATAAAGCACCACTATGTGCATCTACGTTAGGCCAAGGGTTCTTGATTTTACCTAGTGACTGCAATACCGGTGGTACAGCATCATAGATATTCCAAACGGTCTGTACCAATGGATCATTCGGCATATGTTTCTTACCAAACTCCATTTGCGCAGTAAAGCGTGGGTCTGTTTTGCGCAATACAGCATGACCATAACCTGGAACTACCTTACCAGAATTCAATGTTTTTTGAACATATTCAGTAATCTGTTCTTTGCTTGGCAATTCTGTTTTCAACTCCTCGCGCATTTCAAAGATCCACTTGATTACTTCCTGGTTAGCCAAGCCATGTAAAGGACCAGCCAAGCCGTTCATACCTGCTGCATAGCTTAAATAAGGATCGCTTAATGCTGAACCCACCAGGTGTGTGGTATGCGCAGACACGTTACCACCTTCATGGTCAGCGTGAATGGTCATATATAAACGCATCAATTCTTTAAACCCATTATCGCCATAACCCAACATATGGGCAAAGTTACCAGCCCAGTCCAGCAAGCCATTTGGTTGAATATGCTCACCATTTTTGTATTTACGACGATAGATATAGGCAGCAATGCGTGGCAGACGTGCTATCAGATCCATAGCATCGTCAAACACAGCATCCCAGTAATCTTTTTTATTCATGCCAGCAGCATAACGCTTTGCAAACTGACTTTCAGTTTGCAGGGCCATTACACCTACTACAAATTGGGTCATAGGATGAGCCGAAACCGGTAAGGCTTCAATAGTAGCAAATACATGATTAGGTACATGGCTACGACGCTGCCATACAGAAGTTACGTGTTGAACATCCTCATCAGTTGGTAATTCGCCAACCAGCATTAAGTAAAACAAACCTTCAGGCAACGGCTCAGAACCGCCATCAGCTTTAGGCAAACGCTCTTGTAGCTCAGGAATAGAATAACCGCGGAAACGGATACCTTCCTGTGCATCTAACAACGAAGTCTCAGTTACCAAACCAGTCATACCACGCATCCCTTGGTAAATCTGCGCCAGTTGCACTTCACCAATTTTTTTGGTGCCATGGTCTTTTAAAACATCTTTTATGTCAGCTGCTACTTCATCAGCCTTCCCTTTGAACCGTTCTTTAATGATTCCCATTTTCTAATTATTTCGAGTATAATGAAGGAATTGAGTTAATACCGGTAAAGGTATGGATTGAGCGTTGAGCAGCAAAAAAATCGCCGTTTCAACACCGGTATATTACAAAGGGATTACTTTGGAGCCTTCTTATACAGGTAGATAGCTACAAATATGAAGATGAAATTGGGTATCCATGCCGCAATAAAAGGAGGCAGGTTTCCCTTTGTAGAAAAAACAGTAGAAAAGCGATCCAGGATAATAAATATGGCCGCCGTAACAATACCAATTGCCAAATGCACCCCACTACCACCGCGGGTTTTACGACCAGCTATTATAGCTCCAATAATGGTTAATAATAATACAGATACGGGGGTGGCCGTTCGGCGGTAGCGCTCTACACGCAGGGTGTTTAATCCTTCTGTACCACGCAACTCTTCCATTTGTATGTTTTTAACCAATGCCGGCGTGCTCAGCTTATCTTTTAAGTAGGAGTCTTTATGCAGATCGTCTGGAGTAAAATTGAGGTTAATCGCCATGCTATCCATTTGGCGAATCTGTTCCCGGCTGCTATCCAAGTCACGTACCGTTACATTCGTT
This genomic interval from Flavisolibacter tropicus contains the following:
- a CDS encoding phage holin family protein — its product is MEGLKANAQDLKTHVGDYVNTYIQLTKAKVTQNASTAASGVAIGVTALVFSLFFMIFLFCGIALWLGSLLESRAGGFFIVAGFFLLILILLFALRKKVIVPMIRNMIISKVYE
- a CDS encoding YtxH domain-containing protein, with the translated sequence MTSRTKVILGIVGAAAAGAAIALLLAPEKGADLRTRISKKTGGWADQLTDVLANAKGELKNMAKKGSNVASDTANRYS
- a CDS encoding response regulator → MEMRKKVLIIDDEVDLCLLMKSYFLRKNYEVYIAHTLSDGLHRLNEVAPDYLFIDYNLPDGLGWDKLPEMYRKHPNIHFHLISAFRPTMPADLDGSKLTIWEKPISLKALDHFF
- a CDS encoding citrate (Si)-synthase, eukaryotic, which produces MGIIKERFKGKADEVAADIKDVLKDHGTKKIGEVQLAQIYQGMRGMTGLVTETSLLDAQEGIRFRGYSIPELQERLPKADGGSEPLPEGLFYLMLVGELPTDEDVQHVTSVWQRRSHVPNHVFATIEALPVSAHPMTQFVVGVMALQTESQFAKRYAAGMNKKDYWDAVFDDAMDLIARLPRIAAYIYRRKYKNGEHIQPNGLLDWAGNFAHMLGYGDNGFKELMRLYMTIHADHEGGNVSAHTTHLVGSALSDPYLSYAAGMNGLAGPLHGLANQEVIKWIFEMREELKTELPSKEQITEYVQKTLNSGKVVPGYGHAVLRKTDPRFTAQMEFGKKHMPNDPLVQTVWNIYDAVPPVLQSLGKIKNPWPNVDAHSGALLVHYGMVEYEFYTVLFAVSRALGVLASLSWDRALGFPLERPKSVTHDAVKKWLKGEDEIWGE